The nucleotide sequence GTGATTCAGGCTTTAAGTGCTTACCTGGGAATAGCCACGCAGCACCAAAAGCTTGAAAATATGGAGACACGACTGTCTACATTAGAACTGAAGTTAGAACAACTGACTCATCGAATTGAGAACTAGGAATTCAGGGAATACGGGAAACGGGAATTAAATTTTAAATAACACGTTTAAAGCTAACAATTTATGGCTAAATTTAAGTTACGCCGATCTCAAAATGTTTCGGGGAATTTTTACGTTGATGAGACTTGTATTGATTGTGATACTTGTCGCTGGATGGCTCCCGAAGTGTTTAACCGTGAAAATGAACAATCAGCCGTTTATCATCAACCAACCACTCAAATAGAACAAGAACACGCTTTACAAGCATTATTATCTTGTCCGACCGCTTCTATTGGCAGTGTTGAAAAGCCTTCAGAAATTGTCAAGATTCAACAAATGTTTCCGCTTCTAATAGAAGACAATGTTTATCATTGTGGATATCATTCTCAAGCGTCTTTTGCAGCAACCAGTTATTTTATTCAATATCCCCAAGGCAATATTTTAGTGGATTCTCCTCGATTTACACCGGCTTTAGTTAAACGATTAGAAGCATTAGGGGGAGTACGTTGGATGTATTTAACCCATCAAGATGATGTAGCTGATCATCAGAAATTTCATGATCATTTTGGATGCGATCGCATTTTACATCAAGATGAAATTCAGGAAGGAACAAAAGATGTAGAAGTTAAATTAATTGGAACAGATAACATTCAATTAAGCGATGATTTGCTGATCATTCCTGTTCCAGGTCATACCAAAGGACACACCGTTTTACTATATCAAAATAAATTTTTATTTACTGGAGATCATTTAGCTTGGTCAAACCCTCTGCAACAGTTATACGCCTTTCCAGACTATTGTTGGTATTCCTGGACAAGCTTAATCAATTCGATGCAAAAATTACTAAATTATTCCTTTGAGTGGGTGCTTCCGGGTCATGGACGGCGCTATCATACGGATGCAGTTACGATGCAGCAACAACTCCAAATTTGTATAAGCTGGATGGAGACACAAAATGCTAGAAAATCGTGAAGGTCAACAAGTTTCCAAGGTAACATTTAGAACTCGCAAAGATAATCAATGAGTTGATGTTAAAGC is from Planktothrix sp. FACHB-1365 and encodes:
- a CDS encoding MBL fold metallo-hydrolase, with the translated sequence MAKFKLRRSQNVSGNFYVDETCIDCDTCRWMAPEVFNRENEQSAVYHQPTTQIEQEHALQALLSCPTASIGSVEKPSEIVKIQQMFPLLIEDNVYHCGYHSQASFAATSYFIQYPQGNILVDSPRFTPALVKRLEALGGVRWMYLTHQDDVADHQKFHDHFGCDRILHQDEIQEGTKDVEVKLIGTDNIQLSDDLLIIPVPGHTKGHTVLLYQNKFLFTGDHLAWSNPLQQLYAFPDYCWYSWTSLINSMQKLLNYSFEWVLPGHGRRYHTDAVTMQQQLQICISWMETQNARKS